In Bacillota bacterium, the following are encoded in one genomic region:
- a CDS encoding ABC transporter substrate-binding protein, with protein sequence MLRRQLLALLIVLLLISAFSFGCGPSEPVVEPDEETPEPSVEGPVYLRKTFSWPTYIDPAIGSDFSSSTAMTNLYDTLIYPKSDGSFDPHLARDWEVSEDNLTYRFFLNEGVMFHDGSELTAEDVKFSFDRLVAIGEGFAYIFGGRVESVEVIDDYTVDFHLPVPFGPFLTTLTRLYIVNKDLVMDNLQEGPYGDFGDYGKEFLNTNDAGSGAYKVKEFDVATTLVLEKFDDYFAFIDPMAPDIFELIGTTEAATVRTGMMRREIEISDQWQTLEAFNSLEATDGVEIARWPDGGQLYLMMNTQNPPLDDIHVRRALSWAFNYDALVQNIYPGTEQAKGPVSSVLPGWNPNVMQYSYDLEKAEQELALSKYAGQFDQYPIEYAWTAEVADLEKIALMTQAEAQKIGLTVEIVKTPWMTMIDRAGSEDTTPHIMSIWVSPHYGEAGSILEAKYHSSNTGSWEQTEWLNNAEVDALIEQAMATVDREERFAIYMQIQDLIVDLAPTIFAYDNMERHAYQSYYIEWPQANDPIPVMGYNLAARFIRVDPVKRAELLGN encoded by the coding sequence ATGTTAAGAAGGCAATTACTTGCCTTACTGATTGTGCTTTTACTGATTTCTGCATTTAGTTTCGGCTGTGGACCGAGTGAGCCGGTTGTTGAACCAGATGAGGAAACACCTGAACCTTCTGTTGAAGGACCGGTATATTTAAGGAAGACATTTTCCTGGCCGACCTATATCGATCCGGCAATTGGCTCTGACTTTTCAAGTTCTACAGCGATGACCAACCTTTATGACACTTTGATCTATCCTAAATCTGATGGGTCTTTTGATCCACATCTTGCAAGGGATTGGGAAGTATCGGAGGACAACCTTACTTACAGATTCTTTTTAAATGAAGGGGTAATGTTTCATGACGGTTCAGAACTTACAGCAGAAGATGTAAAATTTAGTTTTGATCGTCTAGTTGCAATCGGAGAGGGCTTTGCATATATTTTCGGGGGTAGAGTTGAATCTGTTGAAGTTATTGATGACTATACAGTAGATTTTCACCTTCCGGTGCCATTTGGTCCTTTTTTGACTACACTTACCAGGTTATACATTGTAAATAAGGACTTAGTAATGGATAACCTGCAGGAAGGGCCATATGGAGATTTTGGAGACTATGGGAAAGAATTTCTTAACACTAATGATGCAGGTTCAGGGGCATACAAAGTTAAGGAATTTGATGTAGCAACCACCCTGGTGCTTGAAAAATTTGATGACTATTTTGCATTTATTGATCCAATGGCACCTGATATTTTTGAACTGATTGGAACAACTGAAGCGGCTACAGTAAGAACCGGTATGATGAGACGTGAAATTGAGATTTCCGATCAATGGCAGACATTGGAAGCCTTTAATTCTCTTGAGGCAACAGATGGTGTGGAAATCGCCAGGTGGCCGGATGGTGGACAGCTTTATTTGATGATGAATACACAGAATCCACCTCTGGATGATATTCATGTGCGTAGGGCGTTATCATGGGCTTTCAACTATGATGCATTAGTCCAGAATATATATCCGGGCACAGAGCAGGCTAAAGGTCCTGTCTCCAGCGTACTGCCAGGTTGGAACCCGAATGTAATGCAATACAGCTATGATCTTGAAAAAGCCGAACAAGAGCTTGCTTTATCAAAATACGCAGGGCAATTCGATCAATACCCGATTGAATATGCCTGGACGGCTGAAGTGGCTGATCTGGAGAAAATTGCTTTAATGACTCAAGCTGAGGCTCAGAAGATTGGCCTAACTGTAGAAATAGTTAAAACTCCCTGGATGACGATGATTGACCGGGCTGGGAGTGAAGATACCACCCCACATATCATGAGTATCTGGGTTTCCCCTCACTATGGTGAAGCAGGTTCAATCCTTGAAGCCAAATACCATTCTTCTAATACCGGCAGTTGGGAACAGACAGAGTGGCTAAATAATGCTGAAGTTGATGCTTTGATTGAACAGGCTATGGCTACAGTAGATCGCGAAGAGAGATTTGCTATATACATGCAAATTCAGGATCTGATAGTTGATCTTGCACCTACGATCTTTGCCTATGATAATATGGAGCGCCATGCTTATCAGTCATATTATATTGAGTGGCCGCAGGCAAATGATCCGATTCCGGTTATGGGTTACAATTTAGCTGCACGTTTTATCAGGGTTGATCCTGTCAAACGTGCTGAATTATTAGGCAATTAA
- a CDS encoding ABC transporter permease, whose translation MKLSTFILKRLILSIGVLIGLSILIFVIARVVPGDPVRLALGARAPQEVVEKVSSEMHLDKPYPIQYVLWLKGVVQGDFGMSLYTRRNISEDIKAFLPATLELALFSGIIMTIFGILLGVLSVMKRNTWLDHVVRVISYLGVVTPAFVFAIFFVLFFGYVMQAFPISGRLAAHITPPPIITGMITVDSLLTGNIKAFLSALTHLFLPALALSMAGLSQQARIARSSMSDNLQKDYILAHRACGISEQRIMFKYLLKPSLIPTVSILGLDFAALLSNAFLVELVFNWPGISRYGINAILRKDLNAVAAVVMILGITFVLVNIIVDIVVAYLDPRIRMRRDRTGA comes from the coding sequence ATGAAGCTCTCAACATTTATTCTAAAACGACTTATCCTCTCAATAGGAGTATTAATAGGTCTTTCCATACTGATCTTCGTAATAGCCCGGGTTGTCCCCGGCGATCCGGTCAGGTTAGCTCTTGGCGCCCGTGCACCACAGGAAGTTGTTGAAAAGGTAAGCAGTGAGATGCATCTTGATAAGCCTTATCCGATACAATATGTTTTATGGTTAAAAGGTGTGGTGCAGGGTGATTTTGGAATGTCTCTTTATACCCGAAGAAATATTAGCGAAGATATTAAAGCATTTCTACCAGCGACACTTGAGCTTGCATTATTTTCCGGCATTATAATGACGATATTTGGTATTTTGCTAGGTGTCCTATCCGTAATGAAAAGAAACACCTGGCTTGATCATGTCGTACGTGTAATTTCATATCTGGGAGTGGTTACGCCGGCATTCGTTTTTGCTATCTTTTTTGTACTTTTCTTTGGTTATGTAATGCAAGCATTTCCAATATCGGGCCGTTTGGCTGCCCACATTACTCCTCCTCCTATTATTACAGGGATGATAACAGTTGATAGTTTGTTAACAGGTAATATCAAGGCATTTTTAAGTGCGCTTACCCATCTTTTTCTTCCAGCGCTTGCACTTTCTATGGCAGGTTTATCGCAGCAGGCAAGGATTGCCCGGTCAAGTATGAGCGATAATTTACAAAAAGACTATATATTAGCCCATAGGGCATGTGGTATTAGTGAACAGAGGATTATGTTTAAATATCTTCTAAAACCATCTCTAATTCCAACAGTTTCCATACTTGGGCTTGATTTTGCTGCACTACTCAGTAATGCATTTTTGGTAGAGCTCGTATTTAACTGGCCGGGTATTTCAAGATATGGCATTAATGCGATTCTCCGAAAAGATCTAAATGCGGTTGCTGCTGTTGTGATGATTCTTGGAATAACTTTTGTTCTTGTAAATATAATAGTTGATATAGTAGTTGCTTATTTGGATCCAAGGATTCGCATGAGGAGGGATCGTACTGGTGCCTGA